A window of the Fusarium poae strain DAOMC 252244 chromosome 3, whole genome shotgun sequence genome harbors these coding sequences:
- a CDS encoding hypothetical protein (SECRETED:SignalP(1-19)~BUSCO:29495at5125) yields the protein MMLKSLVTVSAGLVGSAHAFWRMECPGRVGLARLDPIIDPGTVSKHVHSIHGSSGFADTVTTEQLLDADCTSCRVTQDKSSYWHPALYFEDSDTGKFELVPQVGGMLAYYLLFGDNITAFPPDFRMLSGSNERRTYSFGDPSKPDPEKSSWQALGQTSQSDLAERALGFNCLNYDKTPEGTLYRHYMPDKNYLDANCKDGIRLELMFPSCWKGGDAVDSENHKDHVAFPDLVMTGTCPKDYPVRLPSLMYEVIWNTAAFTDRNGRFVFANGDTTGYGYHGDFVMGWEEDFLQEAVNTCTSETGRIEDCPLFNVVSEEKAKTCEMKIPNILENEDCKGPLKALPGSNGHGSGDGEKPDPSGLNPVPTLTYAPGERPENSASPLPGQIFKVSSAYEAPAPGPSSVNTEKPSPIFSKISIPSAPALLPIPTIEAVADVGVVAIEATTPVEAQAPTTTPAPELLPVTDTKSFYSTQYITNGNLVSKILWEEEVVYVTDIQEEVVVVTVTSTAIATPSVGPVPAAAPPVAAPPAAAPPAAVPARRRRRGAHLHGHRRPHF from the exons ATGATGCTCAAATCTCTCGTCACAGTTTCCGCAGGCCTCGTCGGAAGCGCCCATGCCTTCTGGCGCATGGAGTGCCCTGGCCGTGTCGGACTTGCACGTCTCGACCCTATCATCGACCCTGGCACAGTTTCGAAGCACGTTCATTCAATCCACGGTTCATCTG GATTCGCTGATACTGTTACTACTGAGCAGCTTCTTGATGCTGATTGTACTTCATGCCGAGTGACACAAGATAAGTCTTCTTACTGGCATCCTGCGCTATACTTCGAAGATTCAGACACTGGAAAGTTCGAACTTGTTCCTCAAGTAGGCGGTATGCTTGC TTACTATCTCCTTTTTGGAGACAATATCACCGCTTTCCCACCCGATTTCAGAATGCTGTCTGGCTCAAATGAACGACGAACGTACTCATTCGGCGACCCAAGCAAACCGGATCCTGAGAAGTCATCGTGGCAGGCTCTTGGCCAGACCTCGCAAAGTGATTTAGCTGAGCGCGCACTTGGTTTTAACTGCCTCAACTACGACAAGACCCCTGAAGGCACTCTGTACCGTCACTACATGCCCGATAAGAACTACCTCGATGCGAACTGTAAGGATGGAATCCGTCTCGAGCTCATGTTCCCGTCTTGCTGGAAGGGCGGTGATGCCGTCGACAGTGAAAACCACAAGGACCATGTCGCATTCCCCGATCTTGTCATGACTGGCACATGCCCCAAGGATTATCCTGTTCGACTACCTAGTCTCATGTATGAGGTGATCTGGAACACTGCCGCTTTCACCGACCGAAACGGCCGATTTGTCTTTGCCAACGGCGATACTACCG GTTACGGATACCACGGAGATTTTGTCATGGGTTGGGAGGAAGACTTCCTTCAGGAGGCTGTCAACACCTGTACCAGTGAAACTGGAAGGATTGAGGATTGCCCCCTCTTCAACGTTGTCAGCGAAGAGAAAGCCAAGACCTGCGAAATGAAGATCCCCAACATTTTGGAAAACGAAGACTGCAAGGGCCCCCTAAAGGCACTCCCTGGCAGCAACGGGCACGGTTCTGGAGATGGCGAGAAGCCTGATCCTTCCGGTCTCAACCCTGTACCCACTCTGACCTATGCTCCTGGCGAAAGGCCAGAGAACTCTGCTTCGCCTCTGCCAGGTCAGATCTTCAAGGTGTCGTCGGCTTATGAAGCCCCCGCTCCTGGACCCAGCTCCGTCAACACAGAGAAACCTTCCCCTatcttctccaagatctcTATTCCCTCTGCGCCAGCCCTTCTACCGATACCCACTATTGAGGCTGTCGCAGACGTCGGTGTGGTTGCGATCGAAGCTACCACGCCTGTTGAGGCCCAGGCTCCTACAACCACCCCTGCGCCTGAGCTCCTGCCAGTTACGGACACCAAGAGCTTTTATAGCACACAGTATATCACCAACGGCAACCTCGTTAGCAAGATTCTCTGGGAAGAGGAAGTGGTTTATGTGACCGACATTCAAGAGGAGGTAGTAGTTGTCACCGTCACATCAACTGCCATTGCTACACCTTCAGTAGGACCGGTCCCGGCGGCGGCTCCTCCAGTTGCTGCCCCTCCGGCTGCAGCCCCCCCAGCGGCGGTTCCGGCCAGAAGGAGACGTCGTGGTGCTCATCTGCACGGCCATAGACGCCCTCATTTTTAG
- a CDS encoding hypothetical protein (TransMembrane:1 (o20-41i)), which produces MEFSTLLQREVRGAGGLGLGWILAFSIGGAILLFAAIGFLLTWRIKTRDKTDATTIYQVSESVEDHRRSIFSKRLVKRKYNGSRSLSRLSLSLPPVLPPLPTYNSFTFFGENNERGRSNSWIEEDKFHGPRVSRSRRDSLFSRDGWLGRAPTIPTLMTDDDLEKAQEAQEMEQGIHVQKRHSVETLKPSKTAPDLPLQEEYIQISPVRAPSRARVRASVTDTDLRDILRSTELRLKDGTSRSPSKNSRSSPTKRSPQKISSLRSTPRKNSPTKTPHSHRTASSLDSTNTTGTVRICRVPPSPSKRATIHTIPMDAQSRQVSVSSIGSAANSLLAEAAQELVLPGGLSSPSRLRGRQWEPQENAFVPNNEPPKDIVKDDSPDRRASQESEASSSLSTLYSANESEEKDQRDPFIERKAPGGLSSDSRGSLFGPRVSHRRGRNLSISIPGGQTIFNTQSRGQGQVQGKLRPSFVSTQAVGGPPISSYLQPPPERFQRSDSFHVRDQEGIALAFPASNSFTSILTPSVTTEGDSPLSFGNRMSESPKPEVPERVRPVLQENRHSMATVPSPSTMTSSPFDEQDMLSLLMGTGPKRSLPEPPRHIAQVDHIMMPKPVSPMPRQEFSQHLRQMSSTANTIYRDELPVDDPSAISTGSPLRRPTSRSKKDMLTLPPPPNVPSVGSLGNSIMELRRMNSMVSSYSGQSLGSSTNEPDSPTLPMLNLTSSFSRRHTSPATPRGSTSGRQNYLNLGSLNKNSSGSVATPMPIRPLPASRSARSNLGVEIREDDIEEGKENQEPTPVSSGLRETRKNVNVNVNVGRDSRDLSRGSSKSKLVTVSELIADNKRESKRKSVESVGLYDKDGFLNSSPDASGRETKGRCLRM; this is translated from the coding sequence ATGGAATTTTCAACTCTCTTACAAAGGGAAGTGCGCGGTGCAGGCGGACTTGGTTTGGGATGGATCCTCGCCTTTTCTATCGGCGGCGCAATTCTCCTTTTTGCTGCCATCGGGTTCCTTCTTACCTGGCGCATCAAGACTCGAGATAAAACCGATGCGACTACAATATATCAAGTATCAGAGAGTGTCGAGGATCATCGGCGATCCATCTTCAGCAAACGCCTCGTCAAGCGAAAGTACAATGGTTCGAGATCTCTTAGTCGTCTATCCCTCTCACTACCACCAGTGCTGCCACCTCTTCCGACATATAACAGCTTTACCTTCTTCGGCGAAAACAACGAACGAGGCCGATCGAACAGTTGGATAGAGGAGGACAAGTTCCATGGACCGAGGGTTAGCAGAAGTCGCAGAGATAGTCTGTTTAGCAGAGATGGATGGCTTGGAAGAGCACCAACCATTCCGACTCTTATGACAGATGATGATTTGGAAAAGGCACAGGAAGCGCAGGAGATGGAACAAGGTATCCATGTGCAGAAGAGGCACAGCGTTGAGACTCTGAAGCCGAGCAAGACAGCGCCTGATTTGCCTCTTCAGGAGGAATACATACAGATCAGCCCAGTGCGAGCTCCGTCAAGAGCCCGTGTAAGAGCATCAGTGACGGATACCGATCTCCGAGACATTCTTCGGAGCACAGAACTACGACTTAAAGATGGGACGAGCCGATCACCTAGCAAGAACTCCCGGAGCTCACCGACAAAACGGTCACCACAGAAGATCTCGTCACTGAGAAGCACACCTCGCAAGAACTCGCCTACAAAGACTCCGCATAGCCACAGGACTGCGTCATCTCTCGACTCGACCAACACGACTGGAACAGTACGCATCTGTCGGGTACCGCCAAGCCCGAGTAAAAGAGCTACTATTCACACGATACCAATGGACGCGCAAAGTCGACAGGTTTCTGTTAGCTCTATTGGTAGTGCTGCCAACAGCTTATTAGCAGAGGCAGCGCAAGAGCTCGTTCTTCCAGGAGGACTTTCGAGTCCAAGTCGCTTGAGGGGACGTCAGTGGGAACCTCAAGAGAACGCATTTGTTCCAAATAATGAACCCCCGAAAGATATCGTCAAGGATGATAGTCCCGATAGACGGGCATCGCAAGAGAGTGAAGCGTCTAGTTCCCTATCAACACTATACAGCGCAAACGAGTCTGAAGAGAAGGACCAGCGTGACCCGTTTATCGAGAGGAAAGCCCCGGGAGGGCTCAGTTCGGATAGTAGAGGGTCACTGTTTGGACCACGGGTGTCGCACAGAAGGGGCAGAAATCTGAGCATCTCAATCCCAGGTGGACAAACCATATTCAATACTCAGAGTCGCGGACAAGGACAAGTGCAAGGAAAACTTCGACCTTCGTTCGTGAGCACACAAGCTGTCGGCGGGCCTCCAATTTCCTCATACCTACAACCACCGCCGGAACGATTCCAGCGCAGCGATAGCTTTCACGTCCGTGATCAAGAGGGCATCGCCCTAGCGTTCCCAGCTAGCAACTCGTTTACCAGCATTCTCACACCTTCTGTGACCACCGAGGGAGATAGCCCTTTGTCTTTTGGCAACAGAATGAGTGAGAGCCCCAAGCCTGAAGTCCCCGAGCGTGTGAGGCCAGTGTTGCAGGAGAACAGGCACAGCATGGCAACGGTGCCTAGCCCATCGACCATGACCTCATCACCCTTTGATGAACAAGATATGCTGTCGCTGTTGATGGGCACAGGCCCGAAAAGATCTCTCCCTGAACCGCCGAGGCACATTGCCCAGGTTGATCACATCATGATGCCCAAACCGGTCTCGCCGATGCCCAGACAGGAATTCTCGCAGCATTTGCGACAGATGTCTTCGACGGCGAACACTATATACCGCGACGAATTACCTGTGGATGACCCCAGCGCCATATCTACAGGATCACCACTTCGTCGCCCAACCTCGCGTTCCAAGAAGGACATGCTGACTCTTCCCCCTCCGCCAAATGTGCCAAGCGTGGGATCACTCGGTAACTCCATCATGGAGCTCAGAAGAATGAACAGCATGGTTAGTTCATACAGCGGCCAATCGTTAGGGTCATCCACCAACGAACCTGACTCGCCAACACTGCCCATGTTGAACTTAACAAGCAGCTTCTCGAGAAGGCACACAAGCCCCGCTACACCTAGGGGAAGCACATCAGGTCGCCAGAACTATCTCAACCTCGGAAGCCTCAACAAGAACTCCTCAGGATCAGTTGCGACGCCCATGCCTATCCGTCCACTCCCGGCCAGCCGCAGTGCTCGGTCCAACTTGGGTGTCGAGATTCGCGAAGATGACATTGAAGAGGGCAAAGAAAATCAGGAACCGACGCCTGTGTCGAGTGGACTTCGAGAGACGCGCaagaatgtgaatgtgaatgtgaatgtgggACGAGATAGTCGGGATTTGAGTCGAGGGTCAAGCAAGTCCAAGCTGGTAACTGTGAGCGAGCTGATCGCTGACAACAAGCGGGAAAGCAAACGCAAGAGCGTTGAGTCAGTGGGATTGTACGACAAAGATGGTTTTCTTAATAGCTCCCCTGATGCATCAGGACGAGAGACAAAGGGGCGATGTCTACGCATGTAG
- a CDS encoding hypothetical protein (BUSCO:52850at5125) gives MLPTTIRTPPQTGDYTPLAEYQTTTPESFIGGTPVLHYHLESAKAWIPKSQCGILALFPADSSEKPSAPEGDSINGDFEELVEQTIDVFVNSEALTLFSNKVGAGVSIPYPSISIHAIKQIGPETDAERTQSVWMQLEFSDGGAEDDDFNTVDLTIIPPKSDSESSAAKQLYEAMAACSDLHPDPNDDEDDEDDYDRIVFEGSEEHQALEGFTGVMRGASNGGLPPPMPGSGGWITADNLHEYFDENGNWIGQGAEDQEEELGEGAGRVRDRDEAEGAGSAENQAADDPENKRPRVE, from the exons ATGCTGCCCACAACAATTCGCACACCTCCTCAGACCGGCGATTACACGCCCCTCGCTGAGTATCAGACTACAACACCAGAAAGTTTCATCGGTGGAACACCTGTTCTTCACTACCACCTTGAGAGCGCAAAGGCATGGATTCCCAAGTCGCAATGCGGTATTCTAGCTCTATTTCCTGCGGATTCGAGTGAGAAGCCAAGTGCTCCCGAAGGTGATAGCATCAACGGTGACTTCGAGGAGCTCGTGGAGCAGACTATAGATGTATTTGTAAACTCTGA GGCCTTGACTTTATTCAGCAACAAGGTTGGAGCTGGTGTCTCAATTCCTTACCCATCGATATCTATTCACGCGATCAAGCAAATCGGCCCCGAAACAGACGCTGAGCGCACCCAATCGGTATGGATGCAACTTGAGTTCTCCGATGGCGGCGCCGAGGACGACGATTTCAACACTGTAGATCTCACCATCATCCCCCCCAAATCCGACTCTGAATCCAGCGCTGCCAAGCAACTGTACGAAGCCATGGCTGCCTGCTCCGACCTTCACCCTGACCCCAacgatgacgaggacgacgaggacgactACGATCGCATTGTCTTCGAGGGCAGCGAGGAGCATCAAGCCCTCGAGGGTTTCACGGGTGTTATGCGTGGTGCCAGCAATGGCGGACTACCGCCTCCTATGCCCGGCAGCGGCGGCTGGATCACAGCTGATAACTTGCACGAGTATTTTGATGAGAATGGTAACTGGATCGGCCAGGGCGCCGAGGACCAAGAAGAGGAGTTGGGCGAGGGTGCTGGAAGAGTGCGAGACCGTGATGAGGCCGAGGGAGCCGGTTCAGCTGAAAACCAAGCAGCTGATGATCCTGAGAATAAGCGACCGCGAGTGGAGTAA
- a CDS encoding hypothetical protein (BUSCO:54934at5125), translating to MHDNKRTHPLLEQVPLTVSPFVSLPSATTLSYNYKTMPSNIPPSSLGVEAASDNPAGQVKPKYVVSGSGHAAHPEDIIASCRALSAYVTKMQEDADRELREFDERIKARELAEKRRVAPGWLDSEMHILEPEKSTPVQQQGTGYVPESQDTQNVQGGNATPDQGAELDRAFGGMELK from the exons ATGCACGACAACAAGC GAACTCATcccctgttggaacaagtgCCCCTCACAGTATCACCTTTTGTGTCTCTTCCATCAGCAACAACATTATCATACAACTATAAGACAATGCCTTCCAACATTCCTCCCTCATCACTAGGTGTGGAAGCCGCATCAGACAACCCCGCAGGCCAAGTCAAACCTAAATACGTAGTTTCCGGCTCAGGTCACGCAGCGCATCCTGAGGATATTATCGCCTCGTGTCGTGCGCTCTCGGCTTATGTGACCAAGATGCAGGAAGATGCGGACCGTGAACTCAGAGAGTTTGATGAGAGGATCAAGGCGCGCGAACTCGCTGAGAAGAGGAGAGTCGCACCAGGCTGGCTAGACAGCGAGATGCATATCCTTGAGCCTGAGAAGAGTACACCTGTGCAGCAACAAGGCACTGGATATGTGCCCGAAAGTCAGGATACCCAAAATGTCCAGGGCGGGAATGCGACTCCGGATCAGGGCGCAGAATTGGACAGAGCATTTGGCGGAATGGAGCTGAAATGA
- a CDS encoding hypothetical protein (CAZy:AA3_1~CAZy:AA8~CAZy:AA3~CAZy:AA3_2~CAZy:AA3_3), with protein MLTTSSVDSAKHGDNKRALLGPENLVIPLPSSLSSWSVSKMKFTALVSSALLGFASATSNTATLNITYDYIVAGAGASGLVVAEKLAAAGHKVLLVERGGPSYYSTGNRDDLMKWNKTVTAYDVPGMAYYTDISPTIQWCTDIAASAGCLLGGSTMLNALMFIKPRAADFEAWPKGWQWEDGVSEAAKSVFERMPGSILPSADGKRYDDGAFEVMSKFLANNGWGEVNALDNVEAKDKIFTHPPWLISNGLRGGPVRDILPDAEALDNFSLQLHAKVLRVVRKGPIITGVEVEHEDGSREIVKLSKGGSVILSSGTHSTPRILFNSGIGPKDQIRIVKSGSAKIELPPASQWIDLPVGQRLRDHPIVVVDFQTKDKLQALPRTAFTDPDGETVELFAEGSGLLSQSAQRLNFWKSVKGNDGITRYVQGTVNAPENNTISAKVYLTHGLTSHGTLEITPDGKTNITQKPFLNTKGDRDALQTFIDELLSYARKPNSNLIVPSNVTADSIMEVSYSGNHHLGSAHMGAKNDGKSVVGPDTRVWGTKNLFVVDGAMHPEVPTGNTQASIMVAAAHAANKILAVTSGKQ; from the exons ATGCTAACAAC GTCCTCTgttgattctgccaagcATGGGGACAATAAAAGGGCTCTGTTGGGTCCCGAAAACCTGGTTATCCCGCTACCTTCATCTCTGTCTTCTTGGTCGGTTTCTAAAATGAAGTTCACTGCGTTGGTTAGTTCAGCTCTGCTGGGGTTTGCCTCGGCTACCAGCAACACTGCTACTCTGAACATCACATACGATTACATAGTAGCTGGCGCTGGAGCTTCAGGTCTTGTCGTTGCTGAGAAACTCGCTGCTGCTGGCCATAAAGTTCTTTTGGTCGAGAGGGGCGGTCCTTCGTACTACTCGACCGGCAACCGAGATGACTTGATGAAGTGGAACAAGACCGTCACCGCATACGATGTCCCCGGCATGGCTTACTACACTGACATTTCGCCAACCATTCAGTGGTGTACAGACATTGCTGCTTCAGCCGGCTGCTTGTTGGGAGGTTCCACTATGCTTAACGCTCTCATGTTTATCAAGCCCCGGGCTGCTGACTTTGAGGCATGGCCTAAGGGATGGCAGTGGGAGGATGGTGTTTCCGAGGCCGCCAAGAGCGTTTTTGAGCGTATGCCTGGAAGCATTCTCCCCTCTGCTGATGGAAAGCGCTATGACGATGGTGCTTTTGAAGTCATGTCCAAGTTCCTCGCGAACAACGGCTGGGGTGAAGTCAATGCTCTCGACAACGTTGAGGCGAAGGACAAGATCTTCACGCATCCTCCTTGGTTG ATCAGCAACGGGCTTCGTGGTGGTCCCGTTCGGGATATCCTCCCTGATGCAGAGGCTCTCGACAATTTCAGCCTCCAGCTTCATGCCAAGGTTCTCCGTGTCGTTCGCAAGGGACCTATCATCACCGGTGTCGAAGTCGAGCATGAGGATGGCTCTCGTGAGATCGTTAAGCTGAGCAAGGGTGGTTCTGTCATCCTCTCTTCTGGCACACACTCTACGCCACGCATTCTCTTCAACTCGGGCATTGGACCCAAGGACCAAATTCGTATTGTCAAGTCCGGCTCTGCCAAGATTGAGCTCCCACCTGCTTCTCAATGGATCGATCTCCCCGTTGGTCAGCGCCTGAGAGATCATCCCATAGTCGTCGTGGATTTCCAAACCAAGGACAAGCTCCAAGCTCTGCCTCGCACCGCTTTCACTGATCCTGATGGTGAGACAGTTGAGCTGTTTGCTGAAGGAAGCGGTCTTCTCTCTCAATCCGCACAACGTCTTAACTTTTGGAAGAGCGTTAAAGGCAATGATGGCATTACTCGTTACGTCCAAGGCACAGTCAACGCCCCCGAAAACAACACTATTTCCGCAAAGGTTTACCTCACTCACGGTCTTACATCTCACGGTACCCTCGAGATCACACCCGACGGCAAGACCAACATTACTCAGAAGCCGTTCCTCAACACCAAGGGCGATCGTGATGCTCTCCAGACCTTTATCGATGAACTCTTGAGCTACGCACGCAAGCCCAATAGCAACCTGATCGTGCCGAGCAATGTTACAGCAGACTCCATCATGGAGGTTTCCTACAGCGGCAACCATCACCTTGGCTCGGCTCACATGGGAGCCAAGAATGACGGTAAGAGCGTCGTTGGACCCGATACCCGGGTCTGGGGAACCAAGAACCTCTTTGTTGTTGACGGAGCCATGCACCCTGAAGTCCCAACAGGGAATACTCAGGCCTCCATCATGGTTGCTGCTGCGCACGCTGCCAACAAGATCTTGGCAGTGACATCTGGAAAACAATGA
- the CCT3 gene encoding T-complex protein 1 subunit gamma (BUSCO:14562at5125) produces the protein MQAPVVVMNTNSGERQTGRKAQLSNIAAAKTVADIIRSCLGPKAMLKMLLDPMGGIVLTNDGHAILREIEVSHPAAKSMIELSRTQDEEVGDGTTTVIILAGEILAQALPQLDRNIHPVVIISAFKRALKDALEIIEEISLPIDVNDDKAMNQLISSSIGTKFVSRWMDQMCDLALKAVRTVTWEAGNGKTEVDIKRYARVEKVPGGEIEDSRVLDGLMLNKDITHPKMRRRIENPRIVLLDCPLEYKKGESQTNIEITKEDDWNRILQIEEEQVKALCEAIVAVKPDLVITEKGVSDLAQHYFMKANITALRRVRKTDNNRIARATGATIVNRVEDLQDSDVGTRCGLFEIEKIGDEYFTFLTKCQDPKACTVLLRGPSKDVLNEIERNLQDAMGVARNVMFSPKLSPGGGATEMAVSVRLGQLAKSIEGVQQWPYKAVADALEVIPRTLVQNAGKSPVRVLTDLRAKQAEGKSTYGVNGDTGAVADMKEYGVWEPQAIKLQSIKTAIEAACLLLRVDDICSAKKAAQIGGGGGGGEE, from the exons ATGCAGGCTCCGGTGGTGGTTATGA ACACCAACAGCGGTGAGAGGCAAACTGGCCGCAAGGCTCAGCTCTCTAACATCGCTGCTGCTAAAAC TGTTGCTGATATTATTCGATCATGCCTCGGTCCCAAGGCCATGCTCAAGATGCTGCTCGACCCCATGGGCGGTATCGTCCTCACAAACGATGGCCATGCCATCCTTCGAGAAATCGAGGTCTCCCACCCTGCCGCCAAGAGTATGATTGAGCTCAGCCGGACGCAAGACGAGGAAGTTGGCGATGGAACCACAACTGTCATTATTTTGG CTGGTGAGATCCTCGCCCAAGCTCTTCCCCAGCTCGACCGCAACATCCACCCTGTCGTCATCATTTCCGCCTTTAAACGAGCCCTCAAGGACGCCCTTGAGATCATTGAGGAGATCTCCCTGCCGATCGACGTTAACGACGACAAGGCCATGAACCAGCTCATCTCTTCTTCAATCGGCACCAAGTTCGTTTCGCGATGGATGGACCAGATGTGTGACCTTGCCCTCAAGGCTGTCCGCACTGTGACGTGGGAGGCCGGCAACGGCAAGACTGAGGTCGACATCAAGCGATATGCCCGTGTGGAAAAGGTTCCCGGCGGCGAGATTGAGGATAGCAGAGTTCTCGATGGTCTTATGCTCAACAAGGATATCACACATCCCAAGATGCGCCGGCGCATTGAGAACCCCCGAATTGTCCTCCTCGACTGCCCCTTGGAGTACAAGAAGGGCGAGTCCCAAACCAACATTGAGATTACCAAggaggacgactggaaccgaatTCTGCAGattgaggaggagcaggTCAAGGCTCTGTGCGAGGCTATTGTCGCTGTCAAGCCTGACCTTGTCATTACTGAGAAAGGAGTGTCTG ATCTTGCCCAACACTACTTCATGAAGGCCAACATCACAGCTCTCCGCCGAGTCCGAAAGACTGATAACAACAGAATAGCCCGCGCCACCGGTGCTACTATTGTCAACCGAGTAGAGGACCTCCAGGATTCCGATGTCGGCACCCGATGCGGCCTcttcgagattgagaagattggCGACGAGTACTTCACATTCCTTACCAAGTGCCAGGACCCCAAGGCCTGCACTGTCCTCCTCCGTGGTCCCTCCAAGGATGTTCTCAACGAGATTGAGCGAAACCTCCAGGATGCCATGGGTGTCGCACGAAACGTCATGTTCTCCCCCAAGTTATCGCCAGGCGGTGGTGCCACAGAAATGGCCGTCTCCGTGAGGTTGGGTCAGCTCGCCAAAAGCATCGAGGGTGTTCAGCAGTGGCCTTACAAGGCCGTGGCAGATGCTCTCGAGGTTATCCCCCGAACTCTGGTTCAAAACGCCGGCAAGAGCCCCGTCCGTGTGTTGACGGATCTCCGAGCCAAGCAGGCTGAGGGCAAGAGCACTTACGGTGTCAACGGTGACACAGGCGCCGTTGCTGATATGAAGGAGTACGGAGTTTGGGAGCCTCAGGCCATCAAGCTCCAGAGCATCAAGACCGCCATTGAG GCTGCTTGTCTATTGCTCCGAGTCGACGATATCTGCAGTGCCAAGAAAGCAGCGCAgattggcggcggcggcggcggcggcgaagAGTAG